One region of Rhodophyticola sp. CCM32 genomic DNA includes:
- a CDS encoding DUF1203 domain-containing protein → MTIQFHALPTDLVTALRNGAPDANGQVAERKISTGAGMPCRHCLCEVPEGADALVLNLRPFRALHPYAESGPVFLCAGACKRGGGDDRLPEIFTASPDYLVKAYDADERIIYGTGAITPRAEIARRSAHLLADAGVDFVDIRSARNNCFLARVRRADGGG, encoded by the coding sequence ATGACCATTCAATTCCATGCCCTGCCGACCGATCTGGTGACGGCCCTGCGCAACGGCGCGCCCGATGCCAATGGCCAGGTGGCGGAACGCAAAATCTCGACCGGGGCGGGCATGCCATGCCGTCATTGCCTGTGCGAGGTGCCGGAAGGGGCCGACGCCCTGGTGTTGAACCTGCGCCCATTCAGGGCATTGCACCCCTATGCGGAAAGCGGCCCGGTCTTTTTGTGTGCCGGGGCATGCAAGCGCGGTGGCGGGGATGACAGATTGCCGGAGATATTCACCGCGTCCCCCGATTATCTGGTGAAAGCCTATGATGCGGATGAGCGGATCATCTATGGCACTGGCGCAATCACACCCAGGGCGGAGATTGCCCGTCGGTCTGCGCATCTGCTGGCCGATGCGGGGGTGGATTTCGTCGATATCCGGTCTGCCCGGAACAATTGCTTTCTGGCCCGGGTCCGGCGGGCAGATGGGGGCGGTTAG